Proteins from a genomic interval of Capsicum annuum cultivar UCD-10X-F1 chromosome 4, UCD10Xv1.1, whole genome shotgun sequence:
- the LOC107867192 gene encoding MFP1 attachment factor 1: MAEIDSPQSPESQIKPSTISFSIWPPTQRTRDAVINRLIESLSTPSILSKRYGTLPQDEASDAARRIEEEAFVAAGSTANGNDDGIEILEVYSKEISKRMIETVKSRSAPAAESEVESKALEAPAVAEESSTGEVESVETEP; encoded by the coding sequence ATGGCGGAAATCGATTCACCTCAATCCCCAGAATCCCAAATCAAACCCTCTACCATTTCCTTCAGCATTTGGCCACCAACTCAACGTACTCGTGACGCTGTAATCAACCGCCTCATCGAGTCTCTATCAACACCTTCAATTCTCTCTAAGCGTTACGGAACGCTCCCACAAGACGAGGCTTCCGATGCCGCTAGGAGAATTGAAGAGGAAGCTTTCGTTGCTGCTGGATCTACCGCCAACGGTAACGATGACGGAATTGAGATACTTGAGGTTTATTCAAAGGAGATAAGCAAACGGATGATTGAAACGGTTAAGTCCAGATCTGCTCCTGCTGCTGAGAGTGAGGTTGAGAGCAAAGCGCTCGAGGCGCCGGCTGTTGCCGAGGAGTCATCTACTGGGGAAGTCGAGTCCGTTGAGACTGAGCCTTGA
- the LOC124898089 gene encoding protein MAIN-LIKE 2-like has protein sequence MCLNTRRADTKFWLHIQERPLHYRILQYLSFCRFRGIVEVGNIPYDVGLISALIERWHPETHTFHLRIGETTITLQDIEIMFGMVVDGNPILLEGSTDLGIVAKRQMMRDLTGWEPPLDCFCGIRRILVSKLDAYVKELDDITDDTPEIEVQQRVRLYLLWLCGGTLFPDKSNSKISLDYLIDLQDLNGMSPKAWGAAVLSFLYYSLCSASMSSSSDVWAWERIIPLQPAPHPLWANHHEASALLA, from the exons ATGTGTTTAAATACACGTCGTGCCGATACTAAATTTTGGTTGCACATACAGGAGCGTCCATTGCATTATCGAATCCTTCAATATTTAAGTTTTTGTAGATTTAGAGGAATTGTAGAAGTAGGAAACATTCCATACGATGTTGGACTTATAAGTGCATTGATTGAGAGGTGGCACCCCGAAACTCACACATTTCACTTGCGAATTGGTGAGACCACTATTACATTACAGGATATTGAAATTATGTTTGGAATGGTTGTAGATGGGAATCCTATACTTCTAGAAGGCTCTACCGATTTAGGAATTGTAGCTAAACGACAAATGATGCGTGACTTAACAGGATGGGAACCTCCACTAGATTGCTTTTGTGGAATTAGAAGAATACTTGTATCTAAATTAGATGCATATGTAAAAGAGTTAGATGATATCACTGATGATACTCCCGAAATTGAGGTGCAACAGAGAGTTAGGTTGTACCTATTATGGTTGTGTGGAGGTACATTATTTCCTGACAAGTCTAATTCTAAAATATCTTTGGACTATTTAATCGACTTGCAAGACTTAAATGGAATGTCGCCAAAGGCTTGGGGCGCAGCCGTATTGTCATTTTTATACTATTCTTTATGTAGTGCATCCATGTCTTCTTCTAGTGAT gtatGGGCATGGGAGCGTATTATTCCACTTCAGCCAGCACCACACCCTCTGTGGGCAAACCATCATGAGGCCTCGGCTCTACTTGCATGA